The following proteins are encoded in a genomic region of Synechococcus sp. ROS8604:
- a CDS encoding IctB family putative bicarbonate transporter gives MAEAPAPPPLLLRWQGLLPATDQQRRRLSWWASILLMVLLAGLPFLTRTGLGIVVLACGALWILWSSVSQPQRIGAISAWVLVFLGIAVLATGFSPVPAAAAKGLIKLLSYLGVYALMRQLLAERPEWWDRLVAALLAGEVLTSVMALRQLYGPTEELARWADPNSITAGTIRIYGPLGNPNLLAGYLVPILPLALVALIRWQGWGARCYAAVALGLGATATLFSYSRGGWLGMLAALGVLVLLLVLRAIRSWPKLWRRLVPIALLVVAGVALAIAVTQVDPIRTRVASLLSGRGDSSNNFRINVWLAAVEMIQDRPWLGIGPGNAAFNAIYPLYQQPKFNALSAYSVPLELLVETGIPGLIAALGLAGASFRNGLRALRSSAALALPWLGCLAAIAGLVIQGATDTIFFRPEVQIIGWFCLATLSQAHKTTQTYP, from the coding sequence ATGGCTGAGGCTCCGGCCCCACCACCCCTGTTGCTGCGCTGGCAAGGCTTGCTTCCCGCGACTGATCAGCAGCGCAGGCGCCTGAGCTGGTGGGCAAGCATCCTGCTCATGGTTCTCCTCGCAGGACTTCCCTTCCTCACCCGAACAGGGCTCGGGATTGTGGTTCTGGCCTGCGGAGCGCTGTGGATCCTCTGGTCCAGCGTGAGCCAGCCGCAACGCATCGGTGCCATCAGCGCTTGGGTGCTCGTGTTTCTTGGCATCGCCGTGCTGGCCACGGGGTTCTCCCCCGTTCCAGCCGCAGCAGCGAAAGGCCTGATCAAGCTGCTCAGCTACCTCGGCGTCTATGCCCTGATGCGACAGCTGCTGGCCGAGCGCCCCGAGTGGTGGGACCGCCTCGTGGCCGCGCTACTGGCCGGCGAAGTCCTCACCAGTGTGATGGCCTTGCGCCAGCTTTACGGACCCACCGAGGAGCTGGCGCGCTGGGCCGATCCCAACTCCATCACGGCAGGCACGATCAGGATCTACGGCCCCCTTGGCAACCCCAATCTGCTGGCGGGATATCTGGTACCGATCCTGCCGTTGGCACTCGTTGCCTTGATCCGCTGGCAGGGCTGGGGGGCACGCTGCTATGCAGCTGTTGCACTGGGCTTGGGAGCCACAGCCACCCTGTTCAGCTACAGCCGCGGGGGCTGGCTGGGCATGCTCGCGGCCCTTGGGGTGTTGGTCCTGCTGCTCGTGCTGCGTGCCATCCGCAGCTGGCCAAAACTGTGGCGACGTCTCGTCCCGATCGCCCTGCTGGTGGTGGCTGGTGTAGCCCTGGCGATCGCAGTCACGCAGGTGGATCCCATCCGCACGCGGGTTGCCAGCCTGCTATCTGGTCGAGGTGATAGCTCCAACAACTTCCGCATCAACGTGTGGTTGGCCGCAGTGGAGATGATTCAAGACCGCCCCTGGCTGGGCATCGGGCCCGGCAACGCTGCCTTTAATGCCATTTACCCCCTGTATCAACAGCCCAAGTTCAATGCCCTGAGCGCCTATTCCGTTCCCCTGGAGCTGCTTGTGGAAACTGGCATTCCAGGCCTAATCGCCGCGCTCGGGTTGGCTGGAGCCAGTTTTCGCAACGGTCTCAGAGCTCTGCGCTCATCGGCTGCTCTGGCATTGCCCTGGCTGGGGTGCCTGGCCGCCATCGCCGGGCTGGTCATCCAAGGCGCCACGGACACCATTTTCTTCAGGCCAGAAGTGCAAATCATCGGTTGGTTTTGCCTGGCAACTCTGAGTCAGGCCCACAAGACCACCCAGACCTACCCATGA